A single Lactuca sativa cultivar Salinas chromosome 8, Lsat_Salinas_v11, whole genome shotgun sequence DNA region contains:
- the LOC111886693 gene encoding kirola, translating into MRNRDQLVFIPFAFYMFGFLTSDAVELLSRVQRIMHINVIFSRSMDVVFKRIDFTTEKGLAAQLVARCFLILYGKLLSSKQVLEAADEKNKSMTYTPLEGDAMLQIYKSLKAHIHFSENGENNFVTWTLEYEKINEDVPDPDALIDLAYKVTKVVELHLLK; encoded by the exons atgagaaacCGTGATCAACttgtgttcataccatttgcattttaTATGTTTGGTTTTCTTACGTCGGATGCGGTGGAGCTTCTTAGTAGAGTACAACGGATCATGCATATCAATGTTATATTCTCTAGATCTATGGATGTAGTCTTCAAAAGAATTGACTTTACCACAgaaaaaggcttagcggcacaACTTGTTGCTCGTTGCTTTCTCATTCTTT ATGGAAAGTTACTATCTTCGAAGCAAGTTCTCGAAGCTGCAGATGAAAAAAACAAATCCATGACCTACACGCCGTTAGAAGGAGATGCCATGTTGCAGATTTACAAAAGCTTAAAAGCACACATTCACTTTAGTGAAAATGGTGAAAACAACTTTGTGACATGGACACTTGAGTATGAGAAGATAAATGAAGACGTCCCTGACCCAGATGCACTCATTGATCTTGCTTACAAAGTTACCAAAGTTGTTGAGCTTCACCTTCTCAAGTGA
- the LOC111886692 gene encoding glucan endo-1,3-beta-glucosidase 3 has product MVINIFIILLLLPLAVSADQDAFIGVNIGTALSDMPNPTQVVVLLKSQQIRHVRLYDADPAMLLALSGSGIQVTVTVPNQQLLAIAQSNATAANWVSRNILPHITTTNITAISVGNEVLTTTPNTASILVSALKYIHSALIAASLDSQIKVSTVHSSSIILDSFPPSQAFFNRTWEPVMVSLLEFLQSTDSYLMLNVYPYSDYIQSNGAIPLDYALFRPLTPEKEAIDSNTLLHYTNVFDAVVDAAYFAMLYLNYTNIPIVVTESGWPSKGDSNEPDATLDNANTYNSNLIKHVLNTTGTPKHPGVATSTYIYELYNEDLKPGSVSEKNWGLFDSNGKPVYVLHLIDSGSVLANDTTDETYCVAKKDADKKMLQAALDWACGPGKVNCSVMLQGEPCYEPDTVVAHATYAFDSYYHRMAMADGTCNFNGVATISTTNPSRDGCTFPGSGGSNGSFINGTSVAPSTNSTTSVGFSVLDSVSFVRVFGACLWTMAFL; this is encoded by the exons ATGGTCATCAATATCTTCATTATTCTGCTGCTTCTTCCTTTGGCTGTTTCAGCTGACCAAG ATGCCTTCATCGGAGTAAACATAGGCACAGCCCTCTCCGACATGCCAAACCCAACCCAAGTCGTAGTCCTTCTCAAATCTCAACAAATCCGCCATGTCCGCCTCTACGACGCCGATCCGGCCATGCTCCTAGCCCTCTCCGGCAGCGGAATCCAAGTCACAGTCACCGTTCCCAACCAACAACTCCTCGCCATCGCTCAATCCAACGCCACCGCCGCCAATTGGGTATCCCGTAACATCCTCCCACACATCACCACCACCAACATCACCGCCATTTCAGTCGGAAACGAAGTCCTCACCACCACCCCAAACACCGCATCCATCCTAGTCTCCGCCTTAAAATACATCCATTCCGCCCTAATCGCCGCCAGTCTAGACTCTCAAATCAAAGTCTCCACCGTCCATTCTTCCTCCATTATTCTCGATTCCTTCCCTCCGTCGCAAGCCTTCTTTAATCGGACATGGGAACCTGTAATGGTTTCATTGCTAGAATTCCTCCAATCCACCGACTCATACCTCATGCTTAACGTCTACCCGTATTCCGATTACATCCAATCAAACGGCGCAATTCCGTTGGACTACGCCCTATTCCGCCCTCTGACGCCGGAAAAAGAAGCCATCGATTCCAACACCCTTTTACACTACACAAACGTCTTCGACGCTGTGGTGGATGCAGCGTATTTCGCGATGTTGTATCTAAACTACACAAACATTCCGATCGTTGTAACGGAATCCGGTTGGCCATCAAAAGGTGATTCCAACGAACCAGACGCCACCCTCGATAACGCCAATACCTACAACAGTAACTTGATCAAACATGTTTTAAACACCACCGGAACTCCAAAACACCCCGGAGTAGCCACCAGTACGTACATCTACGAGCTTTATAACGAAGATTTGAAACCGGGATCGGTGTCGGAAAAAAACTGGGGGCTTTTTGATTCAAATGGGAAGCCGGTTTATGTGCTTCATTTGATTGATTCTGGGTCTGTGTTAGCGAATGACACCACCGACGAGACTTATTGTGTGGCTAAGAAAGACGCCGACAAGAAGATGTTGCAGGCGGCGTTGGACTGGGCGTGTGGGCCGGGGAAGGTGAATTGTTCGGTGATGTTGCAGGGTGAACCGTGTTATGAGCCGGATACGGTGGTGGCACATGCGACTTACGCTTTTGATTCTTATTATCACCGGATGGCCATGGCTGACGGAACCTGCAACTTCAATGGCGTCGCTACCATTTCAACCACTAATCCAAGTCGCGATGGTTGTACTTTTCCGGGAAG tGGTGGGAGTAATGGAAGCTTCATCAATGGAACATCTGTGGCTCCGTCTACGAATTCTACCACATCGGTAGGGTTTTCAGTGTTGGATTCTGTTTCTTTCGTTCGAGTTTTTGGTGCATGTCTCTGGACGATGGCATTTTTGTAA